The Muntiacus reevesi chromosome 5, mMunRee1.1, whole genome shotgun sequence genome segment TGACTTCTGCTGTTGTTGGCAAGAGTGTTCTATAGATGTCTGTCAGGACTTGGGCTTGACagctgtgatttttcttttaaaggagacTGCCTTAATAGGGAGTATTTCTGTCCCACTGTCATAATAACATGTTATTTCTGCCTTGTTATAATAGAAGGACTAGGAGAGTTTTCTAGCTGGAGCTGATCACAAGAATTTACCTAGATTTCTTTGTGTCACCTGTAGCAGTACTATAAACTTAATACGAGTCCAAGCAGTAATCACTGCCTCATCTGTAGTTTCCTATGGGAGTTTGTCTCAAGGAAATTCCCCTAAGAGGGACAAAGCTCCCTTTTAACAGCCAGGACCCACTGTGGGGTGCAGGGTgcggggtggggatggaggaacTGAGACCTTTTATTGTCATCTTGGAATGGATTTAAGATTGGCATGATAGACTGTAGAAAGAGCTAAGCTGTACAATGGCCCAGCTGTTGCCATTCTATCTTACCAAGTATCACTTGCCCTACCCCTCATCTCCCAAGTGAGCCAGCAAAGTTCTAGtgattcatctatttttttttttttttggtccataaCAGTACCAAATTTCTGTGAGATGTTACCTTTCCACTCCCCAACCTCACCCAGGAGAGAGGAGTCGTcatgaggaataaatgaaagGGAGTAAATGGGAGGATGAATGTAAGGGTCTTAGTTGAGGCCAGGTAGGATAAGCTGTCAAGTGGCTATTGGTCATTATGATGACACAGAAGGATGCATTGAGGAATCTGGGGGTGAGAAGGAGCTGGGAGCTGAAGATAGTAAGGACCTGGAGGGACTGTGCATATAGGCTAGAGTCCAAGAGTCCCTCTGGTCAGTTTGGCAGAACCAACCTGGTGTTGGGCCCTGAGTCAGGTACACTGCTGCCCAAGAGCGACTCGGGGCCCAGGGCTCTCCAAGGAAGCAGGAGGCAGCAAGTGTCCAAAAATGGAAGGTCCAGGGAGTCTATGTAGGAGGAAGATGTGGCCACAAGGAGGGCACTCTAGCTGCAGGTAAAGCTGTGAAAGCATGTTCTGCCAGTCAGAGACAGACTGCTGAAGCCACTGCGGGAGTCTAAGTCCTAGTGCCTCCACTTCCCTGGAACACAGCCTTTGAGGCACTGCAGGCTGCACGTCGGGGGGACTGCCGCATACGCCACCTGGCTTCTCCAAACCTGCTAAGGGAGAGAATGTGTATGGGgtaaaaaagagagggagaaaacaaacaaaaaaccccactggGACCAATGTTTAGGAAGCCGGAGTGATTTTAACAGCAACCCACTCGAAGAGCATAACGGTCATGTGCGTGCTTGGTCAtctccgactgtttgtgaccccacgtgCTGTAGtttaccaggctcttctgtctgtgagatttttcaggcaagaatcctggagtggattgtcatttacTCCTTTAAGAGATTTACCCCACTTAGGGATcaattcctggagaaggcaatggcaccccactccagtactcttgcctggaaactcccatggacggaggggcctggtaggctatacagtccatggggttgctaagagtcagacacgactgagcgacttcattttcacttttcactttcatgcattggagaaggagatggcaacccactccagtgttcttgcctggagaatcccagggacgggggagcctggtgggctgccgtctatggggtcgcacagagtcggacacgactgaagtgacgcagcagcagcagcagcaggcatcgAATCCACTCTCCCCGTGTTGcctgaagattctttaccacttcaccacctgggaacccccatGAGGGTCACAGGCATGCATAACAAACCCCTCATCCCCACTCTCCAGCATGTGGCTGGGACCGAAACAGCACATGCCCAGCCCAGCGATTGCCACCACCACACCACCCGACCCTCGCCTCCATCAGCTGGCTTTTTGAGCATGCcaacttcaacaacaacaacaaaaacctgctTAGGTGCTGACTGTGCATCAGCCCCAGGCCTTTGGATGAGGATGGTGAGGGTAGTGGGGTGGGCACACTGAAACACCAAACATGAAGAAGGGGAGGGGTCTTGAAATAAGCTGAAAGGTATagactttgcagacaaaggtccgtatagtcaaagctatggttttcccatagTCACGTAGGGatacgagagttggaccataaaaaaggctaagcccggaagaattgatgcttttgaactgtgatcctttggacagcaaggagatcaaaccagttaatcctaaaatcaaccctgaatattcattggaagaactgatgctgaagctccaatactttgtccacctgatgcgaaaagtcgactcattggaaaagaccctgacgccaggaaaacattgaaggcaaaaggagcagcgggcaacagagcatgagatggttggacggcatcactgactcaatggacatgagtttcaacaaactctgggagatagtgaaggacagggaagcctagcgtgcagTCCCTGAGgtcctaaagagtcggacacgacttggcgactgaacaactgacGGGGAGAACTTTCGTTTCCTGGCCTGCTTTGCCAGTTGAATGGCGAACGACTGAGGCCCGAGGAGGCTCCACGCACGCGGAAGGGGCCCTTTGTTATTATCAAGAGTGGTGTTGCGATGATGCCAACTGCCCCGCCTGTCCCGGATCCTGCCAGTGCGGAAAGGGAAACACCAGGGAGGCGGAGGCCAGCGGAGATTTCTCAAGCCAATCGACCCCCTCCAACTGCGGCGGGAAGAGCGACCCTGCGCTGTCACTTCCGGGTCCTGAGACCTGAGCGGCATTATCACGGAGACGCCCCTCCTGACGCCCAGCCAGTCTAAAAGTTTTTGCCCACAGACTCCCACCGAGGCGTGCCAGTGGGATAGGGTCCAGACTGCGGCAGACACGCCCCACTCTGGGCATCGCGACGTCGGAGGAGCAGAGAGAACGTCATTTCCGCCCTCACTCTCGGTCCGACAGGGACGGGCGGGGCAGGCGGAAGGCGCGCTGCTTGTGCGTCACTTCCGGTGAGTCTAGCGGCGACAACGGCAACATGGCCCTAAACGGCGCTGGTGAGGACATGGATTGCGGGGGCCTGTGGCTTCGCGGTTCGGGCAGCACCTTGCTTCAGCAAGACCTTCCGGCCCCTTGTGCCTCTCTTCCCCCAGAAGTCGACGACTTCTCTTGGGAGCCCCCGACCGAAGCGGAGACGAAGGTGCTGCAAGCGCGGCGGGAGCGACAGGATCGCATCTCCCGGCTTATGGGCGACTACCTGCTGCGTGGTTACCGCATGCTGGGCGAGACCTGCGCTGACTGCGGGGTGAGGAGATACTCGGGACGTGGGATCCAGGCTGGGGCCGCGGACCAGGCCACACGGCcctttccccatctcttcccTCTGAACCCCATCGCCCGTCTCACCCCTGCTCCCTGTGCTTTCTGGCCCCTAGACGATCCTCCTCCAAGACAAACAACGGAAAATCTACTGCGTGGCTTGTCAGGAGCTCGACTCAGACGTGGATAAAGATAACCCGGGTGAGGGGTCGAGGGTGCTTGATAAGAACTGTGGTGATAGAGGCTCAGGAACAGTACTTGGGAGGTGACAGTGGTATTTGTGGGTGGGGCAAGGGTGAGTTGCGTTCTCCTTTCTCCTAGAAAGGACCATTCATTCAGTAAGAGcactaagcacctactgtgtgccagacaccagCGCCTGAGCTTATTAGGCATAGTTCTGATGAGAGAAGGCCTTATGCTCTTTAAGCAAGGGCGTAAATACCtctgataagaaaaagaaaatggatgtgTTCCCTTATACTGGGGCAGGGAATACGTCTCAAGTACAGAGAGAGCAGAACAGTAAAGGGTAGGGAAGTGTCTCAGGGCTGAGGTGGGGCCAGGTATATCCTGATCATTCCACTGACTTTCTCCTTTTTTAGCTCTGAATGCCCAGGCTGCCCTCTCCCAAGCTCGGGAGCGCCAGCTCGCCTCTGCCTCGGAGCCCCCCTTGAGCTCTCGGCCTGCCCCTCAGCCCCCAGTACCCCGTCCGGAACACTGTGAGGGAGCTGCAGCAGGGCTTAAGGCAGTCCAGGGGCCACCCCCTCCTGCTGTGCTTCCAAATGCAGATGTGGTGGCCTGCACACAGGAGGCTCTCCTGCAGAAGCTGACCTGGGCCTCAGCTGAGCTGGGCTCTAGCACCTCCCTGGAGACTAGCATCCAGCTGTGTAGCCTTATCCGGGCGTGTGCTGAAGCCCTGCGCAGTCTGCAGCAGCTGCAACACTAAAAACCCCTCCTGAGAAAAACCCTGTAGAAAAACAGCTGTTCCTCTTGTgtggtttgttctttttttggttCTGAGTGTGCATGCAAGTCCCAGCTCCACTCGTCTTTTCCCTACTTTTGGTCTTTCATGCTATCACAGTCTGGTCTCCTTGATGCCCTGAGAAATGAGTGGGGCTTGTTTCTGCTCAGTGTCCCCACTCAAAGGATGAGGTGGCAGAGGACTATGTGCTATTGTTTTTTCTGGTGAGGAGGCCCCAACCTCCTCAAAGGCAGAAACAGGAGGCGTGGATCTCTGAAGGAATCCTGGAACCTCCCCAGCCATCCAGCGCTATTCCCCACCCTTGAGAGAGATTTGGGGTTCCAGTCCCCTCGGTAGCTTCCCTTTCTTCCCCCAAGCATCCAGACACCATCATTCTGTCCCACCTCAGGCCCAGACTAGGTACTCAGATACTGACAGGATGTAGTCAGGTAGGGATCAAGGATGGTCTTAACCTGTCTCGTGACCACACCCCATCCCTTTTAGATCCTTTTCCTTGAGAGTTGTAATTGGCCAGAATAAACAAACAgtgttggggagggggaggaaccGCACCCTCCGCTTTTAACCTCTTCCCGTCTCCTTTTTACCTGCTTCTCTTCTATCAGTGGCCAATGCCCTTTTCTCTGGTCTCCTGGGGCAACGTGGTCGCACAGAGCCGTTGCCCTTTTAAGACAGGCCCCGCCCGcgcgggggtggggcagggggcggaGTCGGAGGAGTCCGGGTGGGAACAAAGCGCGGCCTGCGGGCGGCGGCTGGGCTCTGCTGGCGGGGCCACGGGGTGCGGGGCCTGCGGGTGGCGGCCCGGGCGGAGCGTTGGAGAAAAGGAGGGGGCATCATCCTCTGGTACCCGCCCGGCCATGAATGGGCTGCCCTCTGACGAGGCGCCGGGCGGCGCGGGCTGCGCCCTGGCTGGTCTCCCGCCGTTACCGCGCGGCCTCAGCGGTCTTCTCAACGCGAGCGGGGGCTCGTGGAGGGAGCTGGAGCGCGTCTACAGTCAGCGCAGCCGCATCCACGATGAGCTGAGCCGAGCCGCCCGCGTCCCGGACGGGCCCCGCCAAGCCACCGGCGCCGCCAACGCGGAAACTGCCGCGGGTCATCCTGGCCCGCGTCGCCCCATCAACCTCGACTCGGCGCTAGCGGCGCTGCGCAAGGAGATGGTGAGCAGCTGGGCCTCGGTCAGCTGGGCATTGGGGGGCGACAGGGCAGCCACCAAGCTAGAGAGTCCAGACGCGGGCGGGGCGGGGTCCACAGGCAACGCGCGGTCTGGGTCTAGAGGAACGATAAAAAGAAGCCAGCTGGGTCAGAGGGGATACGGTAATAATTATAGCTATGTTTATTGGCAATAGTTACCATGCTTTACTAGTTAAATGCTTTACTAGTgttatttctttccattctgcTGTCTTGTCCCTGTCTTGCAGATAGGGGTTACTGACTTGCCTAAAGATTC includes the following:
- the ZNRD2 gene encoding protein ZNRD2 isoform X1, coding for MALNGAGEDMDCGGLWLRGSGSTLLQQDLPAPCASLPPEVDDFSWEPPTEAETKVLQARRERQDRISRLMGDYLLRGYRMLGETCADCGTILLQDKQRKIYCVACQELDSDVDKDNPALNAQAALSQARERQLASASEPPLSSRPAPQPPVPRPEHCEGAAAGLKAVQGPPPPAVLPNADVVACTQEALLQKLTWASAELGSSTSLETSIQLCSLIRACAEALRSLQQLQH
- the ZNRD2 gene encoding protein ZNRD2 isoform X2 is translated as MALNGAEVDDFSWEPPTEAETKVLQARRERQDRISRLMGDYLLRGYRMLGETCADCGTILLQDKQRKIYCVACQELDSDVDKDNPALNAQAALSQARERQLASASEPPLSSRPAPQPPVPRPEHCEGAAAGLKAVQGPPPPAVLPNADVVACTQEALLQKLTWASAELGSSTSLETSIQLCSLIRACAEALRSLQQLQH
- the ZNRD2 gene encoding protein ZNRD2 isoform X3; protein product: MGDYLLRGYRMLGETCADCGTILLQDKQRKIYCVACQELDSDVDKDNPALNAQAALSQARERQLASASEPPLSSRPAPQPPVPRPEHCEGAAAGLKAVQGPPPPAVLPNADVVACTQEALLQKLTWASAELGSSTSLETSIQLCSLIRACAEALRSLQQLQH
- the FAM89B gene encoding leucine repeat adapter protein 25; this encodes MPFSLVSWGNVVAQSRCPFKTGPARAGVGQGAESEESGWEQSAACGRRLGSAGGATGCGACGWRPGRSVGEKEGASSSGTRPAMNGLPSDEAPGGAGCALAGLPPLPRGLSGLLNASGGSWRELERVYSQRSRIHDELSRAARVPDGPRQATGAANAETAAGHPGPRRPINLDSALAALRKEMVGLRQLDMSLLCQLWGLYESIQDYKHLCQDLSLCQDLSSSLHSDSSYPPDAGLSDDEEPPDASLPPDPPPLTVPQTHNVRDQWLQDAFHISL